One region of Metallosphaera sedula DSM 5348 genomic DNA includes:
- a CDS encoding pyridoxal-phosphate-dependent aminotransferase family protein → MMLIPGPVNVPRSVAQNSTVIVNHRSEKFRGVVAQLEQLLKGAFFSSRVALLSGSGTLAVESMVFSLLKRGEKVIVLTYGEFSERLLDSVVKRGASPVVYRKPFGEIFSEDEIKEILDINKDATAIAFVHNETSTGMAFRNLRRVVGLAKDRGLKVLVDSVSGFGAYEIRVNDWNIDAVATGSQKALASVPGMGLVGLSEEGIRNLQDDAPNYLNLKLHLKFQDRRETPFTPAVGVFFSTLRATELLHQEGVERRWKRHEACARFVRSITSKAGFSLLGNESNFSNTVVAGSPPISPKSMIDELAKRGIEISGGMGELKDKIVRIGTLGMIDDRAVLRLRYALSDILKLDLNEVPTSDCKLPEVIAQEIDWDN, encoded by the coding sequence TTGATGTTAATTCCAGGTCCAGTAAACGTTCCTAGAAGTGTAGCCCAGAACTCCACGGTTATAGTTAATCATAGATCTGAGAAGTTCAGGGGAGTGGTAGCCCAGCTTGAGCAATTGTTGAAGGGTGCATTTTTCTCCTCTAGGGTTGCCCTACTTTCGGGATCGGGAACTCTCGCTGTGGAGTCGATGGTGTTCTCCCTTCTAAAGAGGGGAGAGAAGGTTATTGTGTTAACCTATGGAGAGTTCAGCGAGAGGTTATTGGACTCAGTGGTGAAAAGGGGAGCCTCCCCAGTTGTGTATAGGAAACCCTTTGGGGAAATATTTTCGGAAGATGAGATCAAGGAGATCCTTGACATCAATAAGGACGCCACGGCCATTGCCTTTGTTCATAATGAGACTAGCACTGGAATGGCCTTCAGGAACTTAAGGAGAGTTGTGGGATTAGCTAAGGATAGGGGGCTAAAGGTTCTCGTGGACTCCGTTTCTGGTTTCGGCGCATACGAGATAAGGGTGAACGACTGGAACATAGACGCAGTTGCAACGGGTAGCCAGAAGGCACTAGCCTCTGTACCAGGGATGGGTTTAGTGGGTTTATCAGAGGAGGGTATCCGTAACTTGCAGGATGATGCGCCGAATTATCTCAATCTAAAGCTTCACCTTAAGTTTCAGGACAGGAGAGAGACACCATTCACCCCAGCAGTAGGCGTGTTCTTTTCTACGCTAAGAGCTACGGAGCTTCTACATCAAGAAGGTGTTGAAAGGAGATGGAAGAGACATGAGGCCTGCGCTAGGTTCGTAAGGAGTATAACAAGCAAGGCAGGTTTTTCGTTGCTTGGAAATGAGAGTAACTTTTCCAACACTGTAGTAGCTGGAAGTCCCCCAATTTCTCCCAAATCCATGATAGACGAACTCGCGAAAAGGGGAATAGAGATCTCTGGGGGTATGGGTGAGCTAAAGGATAAGATTGTAAGGATAGGGACTTTAGGAATGATAGACGACAGGGCTGTGCTTAGGCTAAGATATGCATTGTCTGATATACTTAAGCTGGATTTGAACGAGGTTCCCACATCGGATTGTAAGCTTCCAGAGGTTATAGCCCAGGAAATCGATTGGGATAACTAA
- a CDS encoding NAD(P)-dependent oxidoreductase, producing MADNFMDVSLNKENLAILITDPIDEYMIRTLKTKGLKINYQPDIEREELLKVVENYDVLVVRSRTKVDKEVIERGKRLKVIARAGIGVDNIDTEEAEKRKIRVVYAPGASTDSAAELTIGLMLAGARNMFTSMTLAKSGIYKKTEGVELSGKTIGIIGFGRIGYKVGLIARAMGMNVLAYDVVDVSKRAMEIGARAVSLDELVTQSDVISIHVTVGKDAKPILTSREFEMMKKGVIIVNTSRAVAVDGKALLHYIKEGKIMSYATDVFWHEPPKEEWELELLKHERVTVTTHIGAQTKEAQYRVAVMTTENLLKTLQELGVKL from the coding sequence ATGGCAGACAACTTTATGGATGTTTCTCTAAATAAAGAAAATCTAGCCATATTAATAACAGATCCTATAGACGAGTATATGATCAGGACGCTGAAGACTAAAGGGCTAAAGATTAACTATCAACCTGACATAGAGAGGGAGGAGCTACTTAAGGTAGTCGAGAACTACGACGTACTTGTGGTAAGGAGCAGAACTAAGGTTGACAAGGAGGTCATAGAGAGGGGAAAGAGGCTAAAGGTTATAGCGAGGGCAGGAATCGGAGTGGATAACATAGACACGGAGGAGGCGGAAAAGAGAAAAATTAGGGTAGTATACGCTCCAGGGGCTTCCACCGATTCTGCAGCAGAGTTAACCATAGGTCTCATGCTAGCTGGAGCTCGCAACATGTTTACGTCTATGACCTTAGCGAAATCTGGAATCTACAAGAAGACTGAAGGCGTGGAGTTGAGCGGAAAAACAATTGGAATAATTGGATTCGGAAGAATAGGGTATAAGGTTGGGCTGATCGCAAGGGCAATGGGAATGAATGTTTTGGCATACGACGTAGTTGATGTTTCCAAGAGAGCTATGGAGATAGGGGCAAGAGCAGTTTCCCTTGACGAATTGGTTACCCAATCCGACGTGATTAGTATTCATGTGACTGTGGGGAAGGACGCTAAACCAATACTAACCTCCAGAGAGTTCGAAATGATGAAAAAGGGTGTTATAATAGTTAACACGAGCAGGGCAGTCGCTGTTGACGGAAAGGCCCTCCTCCACTACATAAAGGAGGGGAAGATAATGTCCTACGCTACAGATGTATTCTGGCACGAACCCCCGAAGGAAGAGTGGGAGTTGGAGTTACTTAAGCATGAGAGGGTCACCGTAACCACCCACATAGGAGCCCAGACCAAGGAGGCCCAATACAGGGTAGCTGTTATGACCACGGAAAACCTACTGAAGACCCTTCAGGAGCTCGGTGTTAAACTTTGA
- a CDS encoding DNA-directed RNA polymerase subunit K — translation MSQDEGKGINPLTEVYVESWRNRLTSYERARIISARALQLAMGASPLIDVSSTGLEGASSIRIAEEEFRSNLLPISVRRRFPNGKVELISVMKIISKSPRPLADDVSHAE, via the coding sequence ATGAGTCAAGACGAAGGCAAAGGAATTAATCCTTTGACAGAGGTTTATGTGGAGAGCTGGAGAAATAGGCTCACTTCTTACGAGAGGGCTAGAATAATAAGCGCTAGGGCACTTCAGTTGGCCATGGGCGCTTCACCTCTTATTGATGTTTCCTCGACAGGACTAGAGGGGGCAAGTTCCATTAGAATAGCCGAGGAAGAGTTTAGATCTAACCTCCTACCCATAAGTGTAAGGAGGAGGTTCCCCAATGGGAAAGTTGAGCTTATATCTGTAATGAAGATTATCTCAAAAAGTCCTAGGCCTTTAGCTGATGATGTGAGTCATGCCGAATGA
- the gcvPB gene encoding aminomethyl-transferring glycine dehydrogenase subunit GcvPB — protein sequence MWRQAYWDEPLITEYKGKGRQGFLVPKEDLDVEIKLPEKIKRGKEPELPEVSELEVVRHFVRLSQMSFGVDTGMMPLGSCTMKYNPKIEEETGVADRTHPLQDQDTVQGNLEVMYEMQRWLAEATGMDECSLQVPAGSAGELAGVLMIRKYHRDQNRRREEMLVADSAHGTNPASAAMAGFSVIYIKSNQEGLVDLNVLKGTISDNVAGFMLTNPNTLGLFEENIKEIAELVHSVDGVLYYDGANLNGILGIVRPGDMGFDIVHLNLHKTFGVPHGGGGPGAGAVCAKGKMTKYLPYPIVSKGERYYLVKPERSIGKISVFNGNFGNLMRSYAYILGLGGKGVSMIGRMSTLATNYLIAKLRGVRGLELMAPHRFRKHEVVFSAKKLAEETGVTAFDIAKALLDRGFYAPTIYFPPNVEEALMIEPTETEPIEVLDQYANAIKDIVEKAYSNPSSITSAPQNTSVGRLDQVKANHPSTMTPTYRVLKSRLASQGRK from the coding sequence ATGTGGAGGCAGGCGTATTGGGATGAACCTCTAATCACGGAGTATAAGGGGAAGGGAAGACAAGGCTTCCTCGTACCTAAGGAAGACCTAGACGTGGAAATTAAGTTACCTGAAAAGATCAAGAGGGGAAAGGAGCCTGAACTTCCCGAGGTTTCGGAGCTTGAGGTCGTTAGGCACTTCGTGAGACTATCCCAGATGAGCTTTGGCGTTGACACTGGAATGATGCCTTTGGGATCATGCACCATGAAGTACAATCCAAAGATAGAGGAAGAGACAGGGGTTGCAGATAGGACTCACCCATTACAGGATCAGGACACTGTTCAGGGGAACCTAGAGGTAATGTACGAAATGCAAAGGTGGCTTGCTGAGGCAACGGGAATGGACGAATGTAGCTTACAGGTTCCGGCGGGATCAGCTGGCGAACTGGCTGGCGTGCTCATGATCAGGAAATACCACAGGGATCAGAATAGGAGGAGGGAGGAGATGCTTGTTGCTGACTCAGCCCACGGAACAAATCCGGCAAGCGCAGCAATGGCTGGCTTCTCAGTGATCTACATCAAGTCTAACCAGGAGGGCTTGGTTGACCTCAACGTGCTCAAAGGGACAATATCAGATAACGTTGCAGGGTTCATGTTAACTAATCCTAATACCTTGGGACTCTTTGAGGAAAACATCAAGGAGATAGCTGAGCTGGTTCACTCGGTAGACGGAGTCCTCTACTATGATGGCGCTAACCTAAACGGAATCCTGGGAATAGTGAGACCAGGGGACATGGGATTTGATATAGTTCATCTCAATCTTCACAAGACCTTCGGAGTCCCCCATGGGGGTGGAGGTCCAGGGGCTGGAGCCGTGTGTGCCAAGGGTAAGATGACTAAGTATCTCCCGTACCCCATAGTGTCCAAGGGAGAGAGGTACTATCTTGTTAAGCCTGAGAGGTCCATAGGGAAGATCTCGGTGTTTAACGGAAACTTTGGTAACCTGATGAGGTCCTATGCCTACATTCTTGGCCTTGGCGGAAAGGGAGTGTCCATGATTGGAAGAATGAGTACATTGGCCACAAACTACCTGATAGCGAAACTTAGAGGAGTGAGGGGACTGGAGTTGATGGCTCCTCACCGGTTCAGAAAACATGAGGTAGTATTCAGCGCAAAGAAACTGGCAGAGGAAACTGGGGTGACTGCGTTTGATATAGCCAAGGCTTTACTCGACAGGGGCTTCTATGCGCCCACCATATACTTCCCGCCCAATGTGGAGGAGGCTCTGATGATCGAGCCCACAGAAACTGAGCCCATAGAAGTCCTGGATCAGTACGCCAACGCAATCAAGGATATTGTGGAGAAAGCATATTCCAACCCTTCCTCCATTACTTCGGCTCCCCAAAACACGTCAGTGGGTAGACTTGATCAGGTTAAGGCAAATCATCCGAGCACTATGACCCCAACCTATAGGGTTCTCAAGTCTAGGTTAGCGAGCCAAGGAAGAAAGTAG
- the eno gene encoding phosphopyruvate hydratase, translating into MMNGFSIANVQGYEIIDSRGNLTVRARVTLESGIRATGDAPSGASKGTREAVELRDKDGSVKGAVDSINYYISPALMGLDVREQGKIDRIMIELDGTENKSRLGANATIATSIAVAKTASISMGLEPFMYIGGARTHTLPVPLLNILNGGLHAGNMLKIQEFMVIPVKFDTLKEALIASTKIYKTLKSLVTERYGKIYTALGDEGGISPPLSVTEDALKLVHEAIKRSGMEGRVFMGMDAAASDFYNPEKGVYEIDNTSKSPDEMIEFYVDIASRYPLLYLEDPFEENDFSRYSELQSRIKNVIVTGDDLFTTNVRYLRKGIEMKSARGVIVKANQIGTLTETIQFFDLAKDNSIKTVVSHRSGETEDSFIADLAVGLNSDFIKTGAPSRGERTSKYNRLLEIENEFGLEYLGRRL; encoded by the coding sequence ATGATGAACGGTTTCTCGATAGCTAATGTCCAGGGATATGAAATTATTGATTCTAGAGGAAATTTAACTGTTAGAGCCAGGGTTACCTTGGAGTCCGGGATAAGGGCTACTGGAGACGCGCCCTCAGGAGCGTCAAAGGGGACTCGGGAGGCCGTGGAACTTAGGGACAAGGACGGCTCGGTTAAGGGAGCCGTGGATTCCATAAACTACTACATTTCACCTGCCCTCATGGGTCTAGATGTGAGGGAACAGGGAAAAATAGACAGGATAATGATAGAGTTGGACGGGACCGAGAATAAGTCCAGGCTGGGAGCCAATGCAACCATAGCTACGTCTATCGCAGTCGCCAAAACTGCGTCAATTTCCATGGGATTGGAACCTTTCATGTATATTGGCGGAGCCAGGACGCATACCTTGCCTGTACCCCTCCTCAACATCTTGAATGGGGGTCTGCACGCTGGTAACATGTTAAAGATCCAGGAGTTCATGGTTATTCCGGTGAAATTTGACACTCTAAAGGAGGCCTTAATTGCTTCTACCAAGATTTATAAGACCCTCAAGTCGCTCGTTACGGAGAGATACGGAAAGATATACACGGCTTTAGGAGACGAAGGGGGTATCTCCCCACCGCTCAGCGTTACTGAGGACGCCCTAAAGCTGGTGCATGAGGCGATCAAGAGGTCAGGAATGGAGGGGAGGGTCTTCATGGGGATGGACGCTGCAGCCTCGGATTTTTACAACCCTGAGAAAGGGGTGTATGAAATAGATAACACGAGTAAGTCCCCGGACGAAATGATAGAGTTTTATGTTGATATAGCTAGCCGTTACCCCTTACTATATCTGGAAGATCCTTTCGAGGAGAACGATTTCAGCAGATATTCAGAGTTGCAGAGCAGAATTAAGAACGTGATAGTCACTGGAGATGACCTGTTCACCACTAACGTGAGATACCTTAGAAAGGGAATCGAGATGAAATCCGCTAGAGGAGTTATTGTTAAGGCTAACCAGATTGGAACGCTGACTGAAACCATTCAATTCTTCGATCTAGCTAAGGACAACTCCATTAAGACCGTAGTTAGTCATAGGAGCGGTGAAACCGAAGACAGCTTCATTGCCGACCTCGCCGTAGGCCTAAACAGTGACTTCATAAAAACAGGAGCCCCTTCCAGAGGAGAAAGGACATCAAAATATAATAGATTACTTGAAATTGAAAATGAGTTCGGACTTGAATATCTCGGTAGAAGGCTCTAG
- the cdvA gene encoding cell division protein CdvA — protein sequence MAISYDNLMKFIGQKVKDVYGREVGYIVHVYTEVDGTVTGIEVAYGNTFSTLDPSRISLVNDVLAILPDWKADSMKSIMQMEKIRKRQRALEELYAKQEIPKSSYDDMKRKLDSEMVKIREDYAKIKSKLKSRLNEVEDQITHIDRAMIAVKMSYIAAELTESAYKGSIEILRQAKESYIIEKDDIRKTMEKLDLSDRDTGLDIKGAGSLTNGAESSAKPDLSRTELPTPIPVKVLSTQ from the coding sequence ATGGCTATATCGTATGATAATTTAATGAAATTTATAGGTCAAAAGGTGAAGGATGTCTATGGAAGAGAAGTTGGGTACATAGTCCACGTGTACACCGAGGTTGATGGAACTGTCACTGGGATAGAGGTGGCTTATGGAAATACCTTCTCCACGTTGGACCCTTCTAGAATATCCTTAGTTAATGATGTACTGGCCATCTTACCTGACTGGAAGGCCGACTCTATGAAATCCATCATGCAAATGGAAAAAATAAGGAAGAGGCAAAGGGCCCTAGAAGAATTATACGCTAAGCAAGAAATTCCAAAATCTTCCTATGATGATATGAAAAGAAAACTTGATTCTGAAATGGTGAAAATTAGGGAGGATTACGCCAAAATTAAGAGCAAGCTGAAGAGCAGACTAAACGAAGTAGAGGACCAGATCACGCATATAGATAGGGCAATGATTGCCGTTAAGATGAGCTACATAGCTGCTGAGCTGACTGAAAGTGCCTATAAAGGCTCCATTGAGATACTGAGGCAGGCTAAGGAGAGTTATATCATAGAGAAGGACGATATAAGAAAGACCATGGAGAAACTAGACTTAAGTGATAGGGATACTGGATTAGATATAAAAGGAGCAGGGTCCCTAACTAATGGAGCAGAGTCGTCAGCAAAACCCGATCTTAGCAGGACGGAATTACCAACACCAATACCTGTTAAAGTCTTAAGCACACAGTGA
- a CDS encoding signal peptidase I, whose translation MWMKKSDIAIIILIALVYIVFYSNIVSSASVEGVSMYPIFQNGALTFYQSPTHITYHSIIIYRSPQLHTYVIHRVIRVDGTYYVTQGVDKISNPQPDNQIGLEPAPGVPSSDVIGKVTEIDGYVISIPYLGYLSILLSSLAR comes from the coding sequence ATCTGGATGAAGAAGAGTGATATAGCGATCATCATTCTTATCGCCCTAGTTTATATCGTGTTCTACTCTAATATTGTAAGCTCCGCGAGCGTAGAGGGAGTATCAATGTATCCCATTTTTCAGAATGGCGCACTCACTTTCTATCAGTCTCCCACACACATTACGTATCACTCAATCATAATATACAGGTCACCTCAACTACACACCTATGTGATCCATAGGGTCATTAGAGTAGACGGAACGTATTACGTAACCCAGGGGGTAGATAAGATATCAAACCCGCAACCTGATAATCAAATAGGGTTAGAACCGGCCCCTGGCGTTCCCTCGAGTGATGTAATAGGAAAAGTTACTGAGATAGATGGGTATGTGATTTCCATTCCTTACTTGGGTTACCTATCCATTCTACTTTCTTCCTTGGCTCGCTAA
- the cdvB gene encoding cell division protein CdvB produces MKLSSLFNITRKKDEQGLLASKITEISIKLKDQQDKLDETMRKLEERDRDLFDKVVRSQENGEMTRATIYAQEISEIRKIMKIVYTARLAIEKVRIRLETIHDIQGVSLVIGPVGRTLESLKEQVRGVAPEVAISLDSIISSVNSIAVETGTAVSDRTLVPTVDDEARRILDEARKTAETKISEKMPKLDLPHPPRDVSAPSAIGLPYPPSSEPKIVKRKIGEQELLDLIRNSGGILDVSLVAAEYGVDKEEVLGILNNLARKGLIALEA; encoded by the coding sequence ATGAAGTTAAGCTCACTTTTCAACATTACAAGAAAGAAGGATGAACAGGGATTGTTAGCTTCTAAAATAACTGAAATTTCTATTAAATTGAAAGATCAACAGGACAAGCTTGATGAGACCATGAGGAAGCTGGAGGAAAGGGACAGAGATCTTTTCGATAAGGTGGTGCGATCACAAGAGAATGGAGAGATGACCAGGGCCACAATCTACGCCCAGGAAATCTCCGAGATAAGAAAAATCATGAAAATAGTTTACACTGCCAGACTGGCCATAGAGAAGGTCAGGATTAGATTGGAAACCATCCATGATATCCAAGGGGTATCTTTGGTTATTGGACCTGTGGGAAGGACTTTGGAGAGTCTAAAGGAGCAGGTAAGGGGAGTGGCTCCAGAAGTGGCCATATCTTTGGACTCAATTATTAGTAGCGTAAACAGCATTGCGGTGGAAACAGGAACTGCGGTGAGCGATAGAACTCTAGTCCCCACAGTGGACGATGAGGCAAGGAGAATCCTTGATGAGGCAAGGAAGACTGCAGAGACTAAGATCAGCGAAAAAATGCCCAAACTAGATTTGCCTCATCCACCAAGGGATGTTTCTGCGCCCAGCGCAATAGGGCTTCCCTATCCTCCCTCATCTGAACCCAAGATAGTCAAAAGAAAGATAGGAGAGCAGGAACTGCTGGACCTTATCAGGAACAGTGGAGGTATACTGGACGTGTCCCTAGTGGCAGCCGAGTACGGCGTAGATAAGGAGGAGGTACTCGGAATACTGAACAATTTGGCCAGAAAGGGTCTGATTGCACTGGAGGCGTAG
- the cdvC gene encoding cell division protein CdvC — MSAQVMLEEMARKYAIAAVRADKEGRREDAINNYKKAIEVLTQIVTLYPDMVARNAYEQMINEYKKRLETLNQMVPEGGEETEKAEEDIVMKEKPKVTLNEIVGLEDVKEALKEAVVYPSKRPDLFPLGWPRGILLYGPPGCGKTMIAAAVANELDSEFIHVDAASIMSKWLGEAEKNVAKIFKTARELSKKENKPAIIFIDELDALLASYTSEVGGEARVRNQFLKEMDGLADKNEISKVYVIGATNKPWRLDEPFLRRFQKRIYITLPDKAHRLELLKHYSSKVKLDPNVNLEELAELTDGYTASDIRDIVQSAHMRVVKEMFEKNLQEPRAINMDDFREVLKVRKPSVNQDMLKAYAAWHEKFKAL, encoded by the coding sequence ATGAGTGCCCAAGTAATGCTCGAGGAAATGGCTAGAAAATATGCTATCGCTGCAGTCAGGGCAGATAAGGAGGGCAGAAGGGAGGACGCCATTAACAATTACAAGAAGGCCATAGAAGTTCTGACCCAAATTGTAACCCTGTACCCTGACATGGTTGCGAGGAACGCGTATGAGCAGATGATTAACGAATACAAGAAGAGACTAGAGACCCTAAACCAGATGGTTCCTGAGGGGGGAGAAGAGACTGAAAAAGCCGAAGAAGACATAGTAATGAAGGAGAAGCCCAAGGTAACGCTAAACGAGATTGTGGGACTTGAGGATGTAAAGGAGGCGCTGAAGGAAGCGGTGGTCTATCCCAGTAAGAGACCAGACCTATTCCCGTTAGGTTGGCCAAGGGGAATACTGCTATACGGACCTCCGGGATGCGGGAAAACCATGATAGCTGCCGCAGTGGCCAACGAGCTGGACTCTGAGTTCATCCATGTGGATGCTGCGTCAATCATGTCAAAATGGCTTGGAGAGGCAGAGAAGAACGTAGCGAAGATATTTAAGACTGCCAGGGAGCTCTCCAAGAAGGAGAACAAACCAGCTATCATCTTCATTGACGAACTTGACGCATTATTGGCCTCTTACACATCAGAGGTAGGAGGAGAAGCTAGGGTGAGAAACCAATTCCTCAAGGAGATGGACGGACTAGCTGATAAGAACGAGATCTCTAAGGTGTATGTGATAGGAGCTACTAACAAACCATGGAGATTGGATGAACCCTTCTTGAGGAGATTCCAGAAGAGGATATACATTACCCTTCCAGATAAGGCTCATAGGCTAGAACTATTGAAGCACTACTCTTCCAAGGTGAAGCTAGATCCAAATGTGAATCTTGAGGAACTAGCCGAGCTAACTGATGGATATACTGCAAGCGACATCAGGGACATAGTGCAGTCAGCTCATATGAGGGTTGTAAAGGAAATGTTTGAGAAGAACCTTCAGGAGCCTAGAGCAATAAACATGGACGACTTTAGAGAAGTGCTAAAGGTGAGAAAACCAAGCGTAAATCAAGATATGCTGAAGGCATACGCAGCGTGGCACGAAAAGTTTAAGGCATTATAA